The following is a genomic window from Pectobacterium carotovorum.
GAAGGCTGGCGTCGATGTTTATGTGGATAAACCGCTGGCAGAGACGTTGGAGCAGGCGGAAGCGCTGGTCGAGTTGGCGGAACAACGACAAAAAATTCTGATGGTCGGTTTTAATCGTCGTTTCGCGCCGTGCTATCAGCAGCTAAAACAGCGGTTGGATCAGCCAGCATCTCTGCGCATGGATAAACACCGGATTAATGGCGTTGGGCCACAGGATGTGCGTTTTACTCTGCTGGATGACTACCTGCACGTGGTGGACACGGCGCTCTGGCTGGCTGGCGGCGAGGCTCAACTGATTGACGGCGTCTTGCATGCGAATGCGGACGGCCAACTGCTGTATGCCGAGCACCATTTCCAGAGCGGTAACTGTCAGGTGACGACCAGCATGCATCGTCAGGCTGGAAGCCAGCGGGAATGGGTTCAGGCCGTTACCCATGGCGGGCTCTACCAGGTGGATGAGATGCGTGAATGGCGTGAAGACCGTGAGGGGATGACGCTCCGCCCAGCCGTGCCATCCTGGCAAACCACGCTGGAACAACGCGGATTTGTCGGTGCGGTGCAGCATTTTATGGCGGCCATTGAACAACGGAAACCAGCGGAAACATCAGGTAACCATGCGTTGCTGTCCCAACGCATGATTGAAAAATTGCTGGGAAAAAGCTGAAAAGTTCAGCGGTTATGACAATGTGCGGTAGCTATTACTCGCGCAATGCGTAGACTAGTCGCACCTCGCAATCAGGATGACCTCAACGGGTTAATAATCGGTCCTGAACCGTTCAGAACATAATCGGATGAATTTACTTAAATCACTGGCTGCCGTCAGTTCCATGACCATGCTATCGCGCATTTTAGGATTCGTGCGTGATGCGATCGTCGCGCGTATTTTTGGTGCAGGTATGGCGACGGATGCCTTCTTTGTGGCATTCAAACTGCCCAACCTGCTTCGCCGAATTTTCGCAGAGGGCGCATTCTCACAGGCTTTCGTGCCTATTCTTGCCGAATATAAAAGCCAGCAGGGTGATGAAGCCACACGAACCTTCCTCGCTTATGTTTCCGGTATGCTGACGCTGATTCTGGCGTTGGTTACCGTCGCGGGGATGGTTGCCGCACCCTGGGTCATTATGGTGACCGCTCCCGGCTTTGCCGCGACGCCAGAGCGCTTTGAGCTGACCTCGGATCTGTTAAGGGTTACGTTTCCCTACATTCTGCTGATCTCGCTGACCTCTATGGTGGGGTCGGTGCTAAATACCTGGAACCGTTTCTCGGTACCGGCGTTTGCTCCGACATTGCTTAACGTCAGCATGATTGGCTTCTCGCTATTTGCCGCCCCGTATTTTAACCCACCGGTGATGGCGCTGGCCTGGGCTGTGTTGGTTGGCGGTTTACTGCAACTCGGCTACCAGCTACCGCATCTGAAAAAGATTGGCATGCTGGTCTTGCCACGCCTGAAATGGCGGGAACCGAGCGTCTGGCGGGTGATGAAGCTGATGGGGCCTGCGGTTCTGGGCGTCTCGGTAAGCCAGATTTCGCTCATCATCAACACTATTTTCGCGTCCTTCCTCAGTGAAGGTGCGGTGTCATGGATGTATTACGCCGATCGCCTGATGGAGTTTCCTTCCGGCGTTCTGGGTGTGGCGCTGGGAACGATCTTACTCCCGTCGCTGGCGAAGAGTTTTGCCAGTGGCAATCATGACGAATACTCCCGTCTGATGGATTGGGGGCTCCGCCTGTGTTTCCTGCTGGCGCTGCCGAGTGCGGTCGCACTAGGTATTTTGGCGAAACCTTTAACGGTGTCGCTGTTCCAGTACGGCAAATTTAGCGCTTTTGATGCGCTCATGACTCAGCGGGCGTTGATTGCCTACTCGGTTGGGCTGATGGGATTGATTGTCGTCAAGGTGCTCGTACCCGGTTTTTATTCCCGACAGGATATTAAGACACCGGTCAAAATAGCGATCGTCACGCTGATTCTGACGCAAGTTATGAACCTGATCTTTATCGGTCCGTTGCAACATGCTGGTCTGGCGTTATCTATCGGTCTGGCATCCTGCCTGAATGCAGGATTGCTCTACTGGCAACTGCGTAAGCAGGATATTTTCCAGCCGCTGCCGGGTTGGCGGGGGTTTCTGATTCGCCTGTTCACGGCAGTTATTGTGATGTCATTAGTCTTACTGGGTATGCTGTGGTGGATGCCCGCGTGGGATGACGGCAATATGACGATGCGAATCCTGCGTTTGCTGTTGGTTGTGGTCGCGGGAGCTGGCTCCTATTTTGCCACGCTGGCGCTGTTAGGATTCCGCCCTCGGGATTTCGCCCGCCGTAGCGTGTGATAACGTTAAGCCATTACGGAATAAAAAAACGTAGGGAACGTTTTTCAACGTTGCACAGCAACGGCCCGTAGGGTGACGGACAAGGATGTCCGTCATAAAAAAACGCCATTGGTGGCAGCACCAATGGCGTTTTTGTTGTCAATCGACGGTTCGATTTTCAGTCGATGAAGAATTACATCTTCTCGACGGTTTCGATGCCGAGCGTATCCAGACCTTGTTTCAGCGTTTTCGCCGTCAGCAGCGCCAGTCTCAGGCGGCTTTGGCGCACGTCGTCACTTTCGGCATTGAGAATCGGGCAGTGCTCGTAGAAACCGGAGAACAGACCTGCCAGATCGTACAGGTAGCTACACATCACATGCGGCGTGCCTTCACGGGCGACGGTGGTGATGGTTTCTTCAAATTGCAGCAGGCGTGTGGCAAGCGCAAATTCACGCTCATCGCTCAGCGTAATCGGCTGCGTTAAGCTGTCTTCCTGTATGCCTGCACGCTTGAAAATAGACGCGACGCGGGTGTAAGCGTATTGCATGTAAGGCGCCGTGTTACCTTCAAACGCCAACATGTTGTCCCAGTCGAAAACATAATCCGTGGTACGGCTCTTCGACAGATCGGCGTATTTGATCGCGCCGATGGAAACCACTTTCGCCAGCGCGGTTAACTCATCGTTTTCCATTTGTGGATTTTTCTCTGCGATGAGCTTCAGTGCGCGATCGTAGGCTTCATCTAACAGTTCGGACAGTTTAATCGTCCCGCCTGCACGCGTTTTGAATGGCTTACCGTCTTTGCCCAGCATCATGCCGAACATATGGTGTTCCAGACTGACGGAGTCAGGTACATAACCCGCTTTACGCACGATGGTCCAGGCCTGCATCAGGTGTTGATGCTGGCGGGAATCGATGTAGTAAAGCACGCGATCGGCATTCAGGGTTTCATAACGGTATTTGGCGCAAGCGATATCCGTTGTGGTGTAGAGGTAGCCGCCATCCTTTTTCTGGATGATGACGCCCATCGGTTCGCCTTCCTTGTTTTTATATTCATCAAGGAAAACCACCGTAGCGCCTTCACTTTCTACCGCCAGACCTTTTGCCTTCAGATCGGCAACGATACCCGGCAGCATGCTGTTATACAGGCTTTCACCCATCACATCCTGCTTGGTCAACGTGACGTTGAGGCGTTCATAGTTGATCTGGTTCTGCGTCATGGTGATATCGACGAGCTTGCGCCACATCTGGCGGCAGTATTCATCACCACCCTGCAATTTCACCACGTAGCCGCGTGCGCGCTCGGCGAAATCGGCATCGTCGTCGTAGTGTTTCTTCGCTTCACGATAGAACGCTTCAAGATCGGACAGATCCATTTCGCTGGCGTTTTCGTTTTGCATTTTTTCAAGGTAGGCAATCAGCATGCCGAACTGCGTACCCCAGTCACCGACGTGGTTGGCGCGAATGACATTGTGGCCCAAAAGTTCCAGCGTACGGGCTGATGCGTCACCAATAATGGTTGAGCGCAGGTGGCCGACGTGCATTTCCTTCGCGACGTTAGGGGCAGAGTAGTCAATCACGATCGTTTGTGGCTCAACCGGCGTTAAACCCAGTTTTGGTGCATTCAGGGCGTTCTCAACCTGGCTCGCAACCCACTGCTTATCGAGAAAAATATTAATAAATCCCGGGCCTGCGATTTCTGTTTTTTCCGCAATGCCCTCCAGCGCCAAAAGTTGGACGACTTTTTCGGCCAGTTGTCGCGGCGGCATGCCCAGCTTTTTTGCCACGGCCATGACGCCATTGGCCTGATAATCACCAAACTGTGCTTTTGCCGACTGACGAATCTGAGCTTCGCTGTCTGCTGGCGCGCCCGCGGCGGTTAACGCCTGGCTGACTTTTTCGGAGAGAAGAGCCTGAATATTCACCGGTTTACCTTAAATAAAAAATTAAGCCTTGCTTATACCATATTTGCCTTTCTTCGTCAGCAGACGGGGAGGGGCAACGGGATGTTCAGGCGAAAAAATACCCGCCAGGCGGGATATGAAAAAGGGACGATGAGAGGAGAAAAAGAGATAAGGAGAACACGACAAAAAAGAGAATGTGGTTTTAGGTAGAATAAAAATAAATCAAAATTACGATCTTAACGTTTTCTTGAACGACCATTTACACCAATTTTATGTGAGTCTCTGGTTTTAAAATGACGAAAAATAGCGTATGCCGCAATAGCGATAAGCGCGATGGATATAATGAGTAAAACCATGATGATATCTCTGCGTTATTATTTGTTTTCTTAATTTATACGTTTTCTTTTAGGCGTTCAATGGGGCGACTCTTATTTAAGATTCCTCCCAGAATAGGTTGCGAGAAGTATCGCAGATTAACGCCGAGTAAAAAACATTTCCGTTTATTAATCAAACGGCGTGGTTATCTTTTCTTTGCATTTAATGCGTTTCACGTAACGGAGGTGTAAATAAATGTACAGAGAGAAAAGTAGAATTTAATTAGGATGTGCCTCGGGTGTGATATTCTCACCGCGCAAATGGTTATTGATAATGTGAGATGCCGCGAGGAGTTTTACCCGATATGTTACCCAATGATTTGATAACGGATTTAGCGCGTTTTGAGCACGCGTTACAGGAATTGGCCGATGTGTTACAGCTGGATTTAGGTGCATTTCATGCTGACCATATTTCTCTGCGCTGTAACCAGAACACGACGGCTGAATCCTGGAAAGCGGTGCTGCTAAAGGCTGGCCGTTTACTGTCTGAAAACCAGATCAATGGTCGCCCAATCTGTTTGTTTATACTGGATAATGCTATCTCGGTAGGCCCTTGGAAAATGACGTGTATCGAGCTACCGTGGCCGGGGAAAAAACATTATCCGCATGAAGGGTGGGAGCATGTGGAACTGGTGCTGTCTGGAGAGGCAGAAACGCTGCATCAGCGTGCGCTGGCCTGCTTGTCTGATGAGGCGCTGCGTATGCCGGGCATCAAGCTGAAATTCAGTTCTCCGCAAGGCGAAAAAGAACGAATGCCTAATCCGACGCTGGCGGTAACCAACGGGAAAGTGACAATAAAATTCCATCCATTTGATATACGCGAGATTGTCGCGAGCGAAATGTCTTCATGATGAAAATAGTGAAGGATGCGTATGTAGAGTAATCAGGAAGATAACATTGGCTGAAAGGTAAAATGGCATGTCACGTTATTCATGCCATTTTCTTTTACACTGGAACAGATTAATAAAATTGTGGTTTATGTCATGTTTATTTTGGCAATGTATCGCGTTCATTGTGACTCCTGTCTCCTCACGATATGAATGTGAATGCCATAGTTATTACTTTAATCGGCCTGATGATTCGCCGATTTTTCGCTAATTAAGAAAAGTAGTCTGGGAGTTTACATGGAGGAGCAGCGATGACGAAACTGGAAGTATGCTGTTATAGCGTTGATTGTGCCATAACAGCAGCGCAGTCTGGGGCTGACAGGATTGAACTCTGTGCAGGACAACGGGAAGGAGGATTAACACCATCCTATGGCGCGCTACGTAGTGCTCGTGAAAAGGTCGCAATTCCTGTTCACCCGATTGTGCGCCCGAGAGGCGGCGATTTTTGCTACAGCGCGACGGAACTGGCTGCCATCAAATACGACATTGAGCAGATTCGCGAGATGGGGTTTCCCGGTGTCGTTGTCGGTGTGCTGAATGAGGAAGGGCACATTGATTTGCCCAAAATGCGCGAAATCATGGCAGTGGCGCAGGGAATGGCGGTGACCTTTCATCGCGCGTTCGATATGTGCCTGAACCCTTACATTGCGCTGGAACAGCTCACCGAGCTTGGCGTATCGCGCATATTGACTTCCGGGCAGCAGCAGACGGCGGAGAATGGGCTGCGGTTATTGCGTGAACTAACACAGGCCAGTCGCGGTCCAATCATTATGGCGGGTTCCGGCGTGAGGTTAACTAACCTGCACAAATTCCAGCAGGCCGGTATTCGGGAACTGCACAGTTCTGCCGGTCAGTGGACACCATCCCCTATGCGCTACCGAAAAATCGGCGTGTCGATGTGTTCTGATACGGAATTAGACGAATTTAGCCAGTATTGCGTGGATGGCGATGTGGTAGCAGCAATGAAACGGGCAGTCAGCCCAGATCGTGAAATGCAGTACGTGTCATAACGTAAGGAATGTCACGGTGTAGCGATATAGATACTGCGCACACAGCATTGCAATCAACACGACATTGTCATTCTTCAATTTTGCCGCGCAGCATACCCTTCGGTTTGCATGGCAAGTACCAGGCCCCAACGTGTTGTTGGGGCTTTTTTTATCTAGCGCAGCCGCTAGGGCTGGTAGACTCCCGGTTTACGCGCAACCAGTACGGCTCGTACTGGCGCGGGGTAACCTTCCACCGTTTTCGTTGGATCCTCAGGATCGAGGAATTCAGCCAGCGATTCCGTGATCATCCAGTCTGTCCGACGCTGTTCCTGCGTTGTCGTGGTGCAGATATCGACGACACGGACATCAATAAATCCGCATTTCTCAAGCCATGTGGTCAAGGCCGCGGCGGAAGGGATGAAATACACATTGCGCATTTGCGCGTAGCGTTCTCCCGGTACCAGCACCTGATTTTCATCACCTTCAATGACCAGCGTTTCCAGCACCAGCTCACCACCCGCCACCAGCTGATTCTTCAATTGCCACAGGTGATCGAGCGGGGAACGGCGGTGATACAGCACGCCCATCGAAAACACCGTGTCAAAAGCGGCAAGTTCGGGGAGTTGTTCAATGCCGAGTGGTAAAACGTGCGCCCGCTGATCGTCACCGAGCAGTTTACGCACGGCTTCAAACTGGCATAAAAACAGCTGCATAGGGTCAATGCCGACTGCCATTGTGGCGCCTTCACCGACCATCCGCCACAGGTGATAGCCACTGCCGCAGCCTACATCCAGAATCAGGCGGTTCTTCAACGGGCTGATGTGTGGCAGAACGCGCTGCCATTTCCAGTCAGAACGCCACTCCGTGTTGATATCCACACCGTAAAGCGAAAAGGGACCTTTACGCCAGGGCATCAGGTTACGCAGCAGTTTTTCAATGCCTTCACGCTGACCCTCGGAAATATCGGGTTCCATGCGCGCGGTGACGCTGTCGTTCAAATCCAGAGAGGTTGGCGTCAGCGATGGGAGGTGTTCCAGCGAGTTAAACCAGAGTTTGAACTTACCGTGCAGGGATTCCTGCTGCCAACTGCTGAGCTGTGAAGGCAGCGTGTTAAGCCAGTGGCTGAGCGGGCCTTTTGCGATTTGCTGATAAAAATTGCCGAAATCGATCACGCCTTTTCCTCTGCTTTCACGGCTAATAACGAACCAAAATTAAAACATTGAAACCAAACTTCGCTATGCTCAAAACCGGCGCTTGCCAGCCGAGCTTTATGGGTTTCTACCGAATCGGTCAGCATGACGTTTTCCAACATGCTGCGCTTCTGACTGATTTCTAACTCGCTGTAGCCATTTGCCCGTTTAAAATCGAGGTGCATGTTGAACAGCAATTCGCCAACGTCTTTGTCCGTAAAATTGAATTTCTCTGAGAGCACAAGCACGCCGCCGGGATTTAATCCCTGATAAATACGTTCGATGAGCACCTGACGCTGGGAGGGTTCCAGAAACTGAAGCGTAAAGTTCAGCACTACCATCGACGCATTTTCGATATCAATGTTGAGGATATCGGCTTCTATAATCTCGACGGGCGTATCGGAACGAAAAGCGTCAATGTGGCTGCGGCAGCGCTTCACCATGGCCGGAGAATTGTCTACCGCGATAATTTTGCAGCCTGGAACATGGATATTGCGTCGCATGGACAGCGTAGCCGCGCCCAGCGAGCATCCTAGATCGTAGACGTGGCTATCCGGGCGGACGAACCGTTCGGCCAACATGCCAATCATCGAGATGATGTTGGAATAGCCGGGAACAGAGCGTTGGATCATATCGGGAAATACGTCAGCAACGCGTTCGTCGAATGTCCAATCGCCTAAATTGGCAATTGGCACAGAGAAAAGCATATCGCGGTTTGGCATGGCGGAAAGTGCACTGAGAGTGATTTTAATTAAAGAGGCCGTATTCTAGCAGAATACACCGTGGCCTTCACCTTTCACATTGTGTAGACGCATAGTGTGGGCGCGCTTTTTGATTCCCGGACGCATAATGTCTGTGCGTCCGAGAGCGGCGGATATAGTTTTTGCCTCAAGCCATCAATACAGCGTGAAAACCAGATCCCAAGGGAGGTAATAGAGGTTTGCTGCAATCATCAGGATGAGCGAGGCATAGGTTGCCGCCATACCTGAACGCCGCCAGCGAAATTCGCGATGCCGCAGGCCGTAGTAGTGAACTAAACGTCCGGTAATCAATAAAATGCCGCAAAAGTGGATCATGATGATAAGGGCGCCGTTCATTTCCATCAGCACCAGCAAAATCGCCGCGATCGGAATATATTCTACCGCATTGCCATGTACCCGGATCGCCGTTTGCAATTCATAAAATCCGCCGTCGCCATAGGCCACGCGATACTGCATTCTGAGTTTCACAACATCAATTGACAGCTTTATCAACAAGATTGCGCCAAGCACGATATAGAGCGCACTTACCATGTTTTACTCCGTAACCTAACCGAAAACGGCTTGCAGAATAATAGCTTTACCTAACGCAACTGTCGCCTGTAAAGGTCGATTTTTTTAGCGGAAATACGTTGCGTTGCCAAATGGTTTATAACCAAACGGGCTAACACCCGCCAGGCGGGTGGATCAAAAGAGCGTCGCCTGCTGTGGCCAATCCGGCTGGGGCGGTAAGGTCGGGTCGATCTCGGCGAGTAGCGGCCAAAGCTGCTGCGCCAGCGGAGGGGCATCACCAATATCCGGCGTGTGAATAAAGAAGAAGGGATTTGCCTCGCGCCACTGCGGTAGCTTGTTACGCCATGATTCGAACCAGCGAAGATTTTCTTCCTGCGTTTCACTACCGATAAAGCGGATCAGCGGCTGTGTGGCGGTGAGCACGGCGTGTACCGGCACGCGAGGTTTCTTACGCTGGGCTTCACGCATGGCTGCGCTGTCTGGCGCGGCGTGGTGAACCGGGCGGCTATCGAGAATCACACGATTAATGCCGCGCTGCTGTAGCCCCTGATTCAGCGCGCGCTCTTCATCGCCTTTGGCAAAAAACAGCGGGTGACGTACTTCCACGCCGTAGCCAAACCCCTGCGGTAAGGCATCAAGAAAACGCCACAGAACGGGGAGCTGTGCAGGGCCGAAGGCGGCAGGGAGCTGTAACCAAAGTTGCCCGATACGGTGTTCAATCGGCTCAAGACATTGATAAAAAAGGCCGACGTCGCTATCACAGTTCTGCAAGGCGGCTTTATGGCTGATCGTTGAAGGAAACTTGAAGCAAAAGCGGAAGTTGTCATGCGTCATATCATGCCAGCGCCCGACGACCTCGCGTGAAGGCAGTGCATAAAAGGTCGTATTACCTTCAACGCAGGTAAAGTAGCGGCTGTAGTCGGCAAGATCGTTTAATCCCAGCCGACTCCAGGCGGGGTGTTGCCATTGTGGTAATCCGATGTACATCATCGCACCATAACGTCATTGAATCTCAAGCAGGATGGCGGTGATTATCGCGTAATTGTCAGAGCTGTGCGAGCAAGCCGAGAGAAATCGTTTATAAAATCTCATCTGCCCACTGTGTTGCTTCCATTATCAGGGTAAAGAAGTCTTCTTCATCGAGGCCTAGTTGAGTTAAAAGCTGCTCAAGTCCTTCCCATTCTTGCTGTTCATATTTAGAAATTAACGTCAGATAAAGCGCGAGCTCGCCGGTATGATCCAATAAGCTCTGGTTAATTTTTTCCGATAGGGCGATTTGCGAGAGCAGCAGCGGCATTGGCGAATCTAATACGGCATCGAGCAGCGATAATAATCCGCAGAGAAACGCCTCGGTGGTATCGTCCTTCACATTAAAAGACGCGTGTAATAATTCGAAGAATCTGGCGCGAATTAAACTGGTGCGATAAAGCTCGCTGGGTTTATTTTCATTACTGTTGGTAATGCTGATTAATGAGACAAAACGTTTGAGCTCCCGTTGCCCGAGCAGCATTGCCATGGAACGGAAAGACATCGAGGTCGCGGTGATACCAAAACGGGTGTTGTATTTGATATTGGTGATGTGGCGCATCAATTTATAATACAGCGACAGATCGGCACAGACCAGTTCCTCGATCGTGGCATAGTTGATTTCAGGCTTATTCACCTCTCTCAGTAGCCTGATCGTATTGCTGGAGTTACTGACCAATTTTTTCGACTTGATCATCTCAGGACGGCTGAAGAAATACCCCTGAAAAAGTGAGATACCCAGCTTTTTGCTTTGTAGGTATTGCTCATGCGTTTCTACTTTTTCGGCCAGATAGGTTAATTTGCGCGGCGAGGTTCTTTTGATGAAATTTTCAATATCAGCAAACGTCGACAGCGTTAAATCGAATTTGATGATGTCAATGTAAGGTAAAAACCGATCCCACTCTGAATCCATCGAAAAATCATCAAGTGCAATTTTAAAGCCCTTTCTTTTTAGCTTTTTTACAGCAACAAAGAGATCGTTGTCGGGGGGCGAATTTTCAAGAATTTCGATAACGACCTTTTCCTGTGGCAGCACTTCTGCCTGGCCATTGATCAGCATCTGATGGGGAAAATTAATATAGTAAGGTTGTTCAACCACGGATTTTGTCAGCGGATTGGTTAAGAACTGATCGGAAATAAGCTGTGCGGTCGCAAATTCAGGACTGACGTCAGGAAATTTATTGGTGACGTCCATGCGAAAAAGGAGCTCGTAGGCAACGGTTTGGAGGTGTTGATTTAAAATAGGTTGGCGGGCAACAAATGAATACATAGTTGTTCTCCATGTAAACCATACGCATTTGCCAGTAATGGGAAAGCGCTTTTATTAAAATTTTTATAAAAATCAGCAGTTACTTGGTAATTTTAGCAGGTTTTATTAAAAGGGAAGGTCGGTTTCCCTAAATCCTCACGCGATACGTATTGATGAGTTCTACCTCTTTGGGCTGATGGTTTAGGCTTCCTCTGGTGCTCACTTTTGCAACAACTCTATGCCGATTAGTGAACATTCCGTTAACCGAAAAGGAAATTTCGTAAAAAGAGTAGGCGGCAGCGTCGCAGAGCGTTACCTTCATGCTTATCGTTCGGGCGAATATCCTTTATAATAGCCGCCTTTTTTCACCGGACAGTAATCCAGAAAAACCATGCCGTGCAGCGAAAATGCCACTGTTTTTGCGCTGTGATCTACCGTGAAAAGTAGTCCATCGTGAAAACGTGTGAGCTGGCGGATGAGTAAAAGGACATCGTGATGCGTACTAATTATTGCGGGCAGTTGAATTCGTCCCATGTGGGCCAGGAAGTGACATTGTGCGGTTGGGTTAACCGCCGCCGCGATCTGGGTGGTTTGATTTTTATTGATATGCGTGACCGCGAAGGGCTGGTTCAGGTGTTTTTTGACCCGGATCGTCAGGACGCATTTAAACTGGCATCCGAGTTGCGTAACGAGTTCTGCATCCAACTTACCGGTGTAGTACGCGCCCGTCCAGAAAGCCAAATCAACAAAGATATGGCGACGGGTGAAGTCGAAATTTTTGCCAGCGCACTGACTATTGTTAACCGTTCAGAAGCGCTGCCGTTGGATTCCAACCAAACCAATACCGAAGAAGCACGTCTCAAATACCGCTATCTGGATTTGCGCCGTCCTGAAATGGCACAGCGCCTGAAAACGCGCGCACGTATCACCAGTTTTGTTCGCCGCTTTATGGACG
Proteins encoded in this region:
- a CDS encoding EAL and HDOD domain-containing protein yields the protein MYSFVARQPILNQHLQTVAYELLFRMDVTNKFPDVSPEFATAQLISDQFLTNPLTKSVVEQPYYINFPHQMLINGQAEVLPQEKVVIEILENSPPDNDLFVAVKKLKRKGFKIALDDFSMDSEWDRFLPYIDIIKFDLTLSTFADIENFIKRTSPRKLTYLAEKVETHEQYLQSKKLGISLFQGYFFSRPEMIKSKKLVSNSSNTIRLLREVNKPEINYATIEELVCADLSLYYKLMRHITNIKYNTRFGITATSMSFRSMAMLLGQRELKRFVSLISITNSNENKPSELYRTSLIRARFFELLHASFNVKDDTTEAFLCGLLSLLDAVLDSPMPLLLSQIALSEKINQSLLDHTGELALYLTLISKYEQQEWEGLEQLLTQLGLDEEDFFTLIMEATQWADEIL